CCAGCCTGCCAAAAAACACCACCTCATCCGGCACCATCTCCACAACCTCGGCACGCAACCCTTCCTCAATCAAATAAGGCATCACCAAGCACCGTTCCGGCATTTTCCAACCATGCCCGGCAGCCCAGTCAAACATGTATTGCGAAGGACTCAACACCATGTCCGCATGTTCCACGGCATACCGTTCCGCATAATCCTGCACCATCTCCTCCATTGACCCCCTGCGGAACAACCTTGCCCCCTCGGCAATCCATTCCGAACTGCTGTGCAGCATCACCGTCATCACCACATCCTTCAGAACCCCCATCGTTCTCCGCCGCTGCATCGGCACAAACCCGTTGCCCTGCCACTCCTGAAAATGAACCGCGTCAAATCCCCCAAGCTCCAAAAATTCCGCCACCGCCCTGCTGCGTCGTGTGCATCCGAAGCTCCCATTCCACCGGTGCCCCCCGCCCACCATGGCCAACTCAACAAACTCAATCTGTTCCGTCTCCCCTAACCGACGCTTCCAATACTCTCCATCCTCCACTTCAAATGGACCTGTAAACAATACCGTCACCCTGTCCCCACGCCTCCTAAGAAAACGGGCAAGATGAAAACAGTGAGTGCCAATTCCCCCATTCTTGATGGGTCCAGGGAAATCGGGGGTGACAATGCAATGGGCTAAATTCAACCCACCAAAACTTCATTCAAATATTCGAAAATCAACTACCCTGAGCAAAAAACTCATTGCTCCAACCACCACCTCTTCAACCGTTCTGAAACCCTGGTTTCGTCACCAAAAAAAAGTGGGGCAGCCATGATCCACGGCCACCCCACGTTCAAACTTGATCAAACTCCTCCCCACTGATTTCTCACTTCACGCTCTTCAGCGCCGCCGCATAACCTTTGCTCACCTCATCCCAGTTCACCACGCTCCAAAACGCCGTCAAATAATCCGGACGCTTGTTCATGTATTTCAAATAATAGGCGTGTTCCCACACATCCACTCCGAGGATCGGCGTTCCCTGCTCGCCTTCAGGCACAAATTCCTTCATCCACGGATTGTCCTGATTCGGCGTCGACGTCACCGCCAGTTTGCCGTCTTCCTTCACGATCAACCACGCCCAGCCGGAACCAAAGCGCTTAGCGCCCGCTTCGTTCACAGCCTTTTTCAAATCGTCCAAACTCCCGAAACTCGCCTCAATCGCCGCCCCCAAATCTTTGTCAGGCGCGCCCGACTTCTCCGCAGGCGTCAGCCATTTCCAGAACAAACTGTGGTTCACATGCCCGCCGCCATTGTTGCGGACCGCCGTCTGGATGTCCTCGGGCAAACCAGAAATCCCTTTCAACAGCACCAGCGTATCGGTCGCCTCCACCTTCGCGCCTTCCAGCGCCTTGTTCAAATTGGCCACATACGCCGCATGGTGTTTTCCATGGTGAATGTTCATCGTCATCGCATCAATGTGCGGCTCCAAGGCCTCCGCCGCATACGGCAGCTCTGGCAGACTCAATGGAAAACTGCTGCTGCCCGCTGCCGCCGCCGCAAAACCGCTGGTCGGGAAAGAAGATGCGCCAGCCGCCATCGCGGCTCCGGAGGTGGTGAGAAAAGTGCGTCGGTTCATGATCTAAAAATATCTGGGTGTTAAGTGTTTTCGCCTCGGGGACAGAGAACGGATGTAAATAAAACGCCACACAGGCAATCGCTATTTCCGTTCTTCCAGCAAACTCATCCGTTCTTTCATCAAACACCCCCCTTTCCATCGCGTTGCGTTTGACAGCCCGCCTCCCTCCATGGTGGAGTAGGGTCAATAACGCCATGAAAAAATACAAAGTTGGAATCATCGGATACGGATGGGCCGCCGGCGCCCACATCGCCGCCATCAACGCCACCAGCCAGGCCCAGGTCACCGCCGTCTACTCCACCCGCAAACTCGACAACGTCGAACTCAGCGCCCGCCACGGTTGTGTCATTGCCACTTACACCGACTTCGACCAGTTCCTCGAAGCCAGCGGCGTCGATGTCGTCGACATCTGCTCCATGCCCAGCTTCCACCACCAGCAGGCGGTCGCCGCCGCCAAGGCCGGCAAGCACATCATTCTCGAAAAACCCATGGGCATGACCCTTGAGCAATCGCGCGACATCGTCGCCGAAGCCGAAGCCGCCGGCGTCAAAGGCTGCGTCTGTTTCGAATGCCGCTACTCCAGCCAGTTCCTCTCCACCAAGGCCGTTCTCGATCAAGGACTTCTCGGCGACCTCCACTACGCCGAAGTCGACTATTACCACGGCATCGGCCCTTGGTATGGCCAGTTCCGCTGGAACATCGGCAAAGAAAACGGCGGCTCCTCCCTGCTCACCGCCGGCTGTCACGCCCTCGATGCCCTGCTCCTCTGCATGGGTGAAAATGAAGAAGTCGACACCGTCACAAGCATCTCCACCAAGTCCTCCAGCGACACCTTCGCCCCCTACGAATTCGACACCACCAGCGTCACCCTGCTCCACTTCAAGAGCGGCAAAATCGGCAAATGCGCCTCCGTCGTTGACTGCCTCCAGCCCTACTACTTCCACACCCACCTCGTCGGCAGCGAAGGCAGCCTTCTCGATCACAAATTCCACTCAAGAAAACTGCACACCGACAAAAACCACTGGAGCACCCTCTCCATGAAGACCCTCGATAGCGGCGACGTCTCCGACCATCCCTATCAAACCCAGTTCCAGGCCTTCTTTGACGCCCTCGACCAAGGACAAGACATGCCCCTCACCAGCTTTAAAGACGCCCTCCGCACCTGCGAAGTCCTCTTCGCCGCCGACCAAAGCGCCGCCTCAGGAGGCAAACCCGTCAAACTAGGCTAAGCCGCCCACTTCCCACTTCCGACCTCCCACTTCCGACTTTCAAAATGTCTCGCAAACTCAGCCACATCGCCCCAGACTGGTGGGACTACACCACCCTCGAATCCGACCTCATCAACGATGCCGCCCGGCTCACCGAGCGCGACCTTAAACAACTCAGCCGACCCGGATTCAAAGTCGTCTTCTACGACACCCTCGAAGACTTCTACCTCGCCGAAGCCCTCGAATACCTCCACGCCTGGCAACAGGCCACCGCCGACAACCCCGTCGGTATCTGCGGCCCCATCGGCCCCACCGAACAACTCCCGCTCGTCGCCCGCCTCGTCAACGAACTCGGCATCAACCTCAAACACGCCCACTTTTGGGGCATGGACGAGTGGTATGATCCCGATACCCAAAAGGAAGTCAGCACCCAACACCCCCTCTCTTTCGAAAAGGCCGATCGCGAACTCCTCTTCAACCGCATCCACAAAAAACAGGCCATCCCCGAGTCCAACCTGCACTTCCCCAAAGCCGACACCGCCGACTTCATCAAAACCTGGACCTCCGGCATCCGTTGCGCCGTCATGCAAGGCGGTCAGGGCGACATCAAACACTGGGCCTTCAACGACCCCCTTAAACGCAGCGGCAAATACAAAAACGAACCGCCATCCCCCGCCGAATACCGCAAACTCGGCACCCGCATCGTCGAGCTTCATCCCATCACCCTTGCCCAGAACGCCCGCACCAGCGGCGGCGGCAACATCACCATGGTGCCCAAAACCGCCATCACCGTCGGCCCCGAGGAAACCTGGCTCGCCGAAAAAGTCAGCATCTGGCAGGCCGGCGTCCACGACAACCCCCTCGGCCAGCGCCTCACCGCCTTGATGATCTCCAAAGGCCTCGCCGACTCAGCCGTCCCCATGTCCCTCCTCGCCGACCATCCCAACGTCCAGTTCAACTACTACCGCGGCGGCCTCGGCCAATGCGCCGTCGAAATGCACTAGGGGAGCGGGGAGACTCTTCTCCGCTTCAATTGCTTCAGTTCAGTTGCCATCCCCCCACTTCCGCGCAAGGTGACCACCCACCTTCCGTGAATTCCACCGCACTCACACTCCCCCCCTCCGCCCTCGCCCTCTACACCGAGCGCGAAAGCCGCTACGCCGCCCAGGCCAGCGTCGCCAAACAAGCGATGAACCGCTGGAGCAACTTCCGCCTGTTCATCTTTCTCGCCGCCACTGCCGCGATTATTTGGACGGTCAAAAACAACCAGCCCCTGCTCGTCCTCTTCTCGATCATCGTCGGCCTCAGCGCCTTCATCTTCGCCATCATCCGCCACAACCACCACACCCGGCTCCACGAACGCGCCACCCGACTCCAGCTCCTCAACCGCGAAGGCATCCAGCGCTGCACCGGCACCTGGCAGCAACGCGACATGCTTGGCGAATCCTTCCTCGACAAAACCCATCCCTACTCCTCCGACCTCGACCTGTTCGGCAAAAACTCCCTGTTCCAGTGGTTCAACACCGCCCGCACCCTTGCCGGTCAGCAAACCCTCGCCCGCACCCTCCTCAACCCGTCTCCCCTTGCCCAGCTCCCCGACCGCCAGTCCGCCCTGCGCGAACTCGCCTCCAAACTCGACTGGCGCCAAACCCTCGAAGCCGAAGCCTTCGCCGTTCAGGGCAAAGACCTCACCCCTCTCTTCA
The Phragmitibacter flavus genome window above contains:
- a CDS encoding Gfo/Idh/MocA family protein, whose protein sequence is MKKYKVGIIGYGWAAGAHIAAINATSQAQVTAVYSTRKLDNVELSARHGCVIATYTDFDQFLEASGVDVVDICSMPSFHHQQAVAAAKAGKHIILEKPMGMTLEQSRDIVAEAEAAGVKGCVCFECRYSSQFLSTKAVLDQGLLGDLHYAEVDYYHGIGPWYGQFRWNIGKENGGSSLLTAGCHALDALLLCMGENEEVDTVTSISTKSSSDTFAPYEFDTTSVTLLHFKSGKIGKCASVVDCLQPYYFHTHLVGSEGSLLDHKFHSRKLHTDKNHWSTLSMKTLDSGDVSDHPYQTQFQAFFDALDQGQDMPLTSFKDALRTCEVLFAADQSAASGGKPVKLG
- a CDS encoding superoxide dismutase, with translation MNRRTFLTTSGAAMAAGASSFPTSGFAAAAAGSSSFPLSLPELPYAAEALEPHIDAMTMNIHHGKHHAAYVANLNKALEGAKVEATDTLVLLKGISGLPEDIQTAVRNNGGGHVNHSLFWKWLTPAEKSGAPDKDLGAAIEASFGSLDDLKKAVNEAGAKRFGSGWAWLIVKEDGKLAVTSTPNQDNPWMKEFVPEGEQGTPILGVDVWEHAYYLKYMNKRPDYLTAFWSVVNWDEVSKGYAAALKSVK
- a CDS encoding glucosamine-6-phosphate isomerase; this translates as MSRKLSHIAPDWWDYTTLESDLINDAARLTERDLKQLSRPGFKVVFYDTLEDFYLAEALEYLHAWQQATADNPVGICGPIGPTEQLPLVARLVNELGINLKHAHFWGMDEWYDPDTQKEVSTQHPLSFEKADRELLFNRIHKKQAIPESNLHFPKADTADFIKTWTSGIRCAVMQGGQGDIKHWAFNDPLKRSGKYKNEPPSPAEYRKLGTRIVELHPITLAQNARTSGGGNITMVPKTAITVGPEETWLAEKVSIWQAGVHDNPLGQRLTALMISKGLADSAVPMSLLADHPNVQFNYYRGGLGQCAVEMH